The genomic window AATAGCAACAGAACGCTTAGCGCCTTGTTGACCTACAATATATTGATTCAGCCGTTCCACAATTTGACTCGGTGTTAGTGAACTAGTCATCTACTGCGCGCACTCCTTTGTCATGATTAAGATTTAAAGCTCTTCAACAATAATTTGATCATTGGTATACACACAAATTTCCGCCGCTGTCTTTAATGCTGCTTCTGCAATTTCTTTTGCCGATAGTTGCGGAGCAAACGTCTTTAAAGCCCGCCCCGCACTTAAAGCATAGTTTCCACCGGAACCAATTGCTAGAATACCATCATCTGGTTGAATAACTTCTCCAGTTCCAGAAACTAGCAGAAGATCGCTTTTATCCATTACGATTAGCATTGCTTCAAGCTTTCTAAGAACTCGATCACTTCGCCATTCTTTTGCAAGCTCTACAGAAGCACGCTGCAAATTACCGTTGTACTCTTCAAGCTTTGCTTCAAACTTTTCAAACAATGTAAATGCGTCTGCAACAGAACCAGCAAAACCTGCAATCACGTTGCCCTTAAAAAGTTTTCTCACTTTTCGGGCAGTATGCTTCATAACAACAGCATTCCCAAGCGTCACTTGACCATCGCCAGACATCGCAAATTGCCCTTTATGAGAAACAGCAAAAATCGTTGTTGCGTGAAAAGATTCCATTGTTAAGCGCTCCTTTTTTCGCACTAGGCTCTCGGATGAGCATTTTTATAGACTGTATACAAACGCTCTTTACTTACATGCGTGTATATTTGTGTGGTTTTTAACGACTGATGAC from Shouchella hunanensis includes these protein-coding regions:
- the hslV gene encoding ATP-dependent protease subunit HslV, which gives rise to MESFHATTIFAVSHKGQFAMSGDGQVTLGNAVVMKHTARKVRKLFKGNVIAGFAGSVADAFTLFEKFEAKLEEYNGNLQRASVELAKEWRSDRVLRKLEAMLIVMDKSDLLLVSGTGEVIQPDDGILAIGSGGNYALSAGRALKTFAPQLSAKEIAEAALKTAAEICVYTNDQIIVEEL